The Sinorhizobium fredii genome contains the following window.
CCGATGCTGCCCGGCTCCAGCGTACCGTGCAAACGATAGCCGGTATCGACCCCATCGCGAAGCAGGTACATGGCGCGCGGGCCGAGCGGGTTCTTTGGCGAACCTCCCTCGACCGATTCAGGCAGTTCGGGGTGGCGCTCACGCATTTCCGGCGGCGGCGTCCAGCGTGGCCAGTGCGATTTCCGGTCGATCGTGGCGCGACCATACCATTCGAAGCCCTCTCGGCCGACACCGACGCCATAGCGAATGGCAGTCTTGTTCTCCATGATCAGGTAGAGAAAATGGTGCCTTGTATCGACAACGACGGTGCCAATCGGCTCGCTGCTGAAATATCTGACAACCTGGCGGCGCCACTTCTTGTCGATCTTGGCAAAGTTGGTGCTTCGGAATGTCACACCATCGTCGACGGCGGTGCCGGAAAAATAGGAAGTCGCCGCTGCCAATGTGGGTTTCTGCACCGCCACGGTGCCAAATGACGCTAAACCGCCAAGCACAATATCCCTGCGCGTCCACCCCATCGGCAATATCCCCCGTAAAGCCAAGTAGCGAAGTGGCAGTAAATCAGATTTTTCACCTGCCACAACATAAACCTTCGCCGGATTTCCAAGTAGAACGGCGTTTTGGTCTCTCGTGGGTTCCGATGCGCTCCCGCCCAACCCTCGCGCGCCTCCATGTTCGCGAACCTATGGCGCGGATTGCCTCATTTGCGCCGCGCCGAGCGCCTCTTGCCGTGTCGGGCGAGTGCGATCTTCACGACGACTCGGCGAGAGATGAAGGTCGACGACTACACTTCGCAACCATGTATCAGGTTCACTCTGTTACCATATATAGGCTGGACGGAGAGTGCGGTATCATCCGTTCCCTCTGTCTGTCAGGGAGAAGGTGCAGCAGCCGATGAGGGGCGTATCGACTCACGCATGGGCGCGCAGCGTTGCCGCCGAGCCCTCTACGAAGAGCCTCGTCAAAGCCTTGACAAGGGCAAGGCGGAACGGAACACTCCCGGCGAGATCCGCATCGAACACATCCCGCATCGTCAGATAGGCGTCGACGATCTGCTCAGGCTCGACTATGTCGCGGACGAGTGCGGCAATCCGGGCGGCATGCGGGTCTCGGACGTCGATCTCCCGGCCATGTTCGTCGAGGCCACGCGCGTAGCGCATCCAGGCAGCGACGCCGAGCGCCAGGCGCTCGTAGCCGGCTCCGGCCTGCAGGCGGTCGCGGATGGTGCCGAGCAGCCGTTGCGGCAGTTTCTGCGAGCCGTCCATGGCGATCTGCCAGGTCCGGTGCCGGAGCCGTGGATTACGGAACCGCCGGAGGAGGTCGGCGCGATAGGCGGAGAGGTCGAATCCGGGGAGCGGCGGCAAGGTCGGCGTCGCTTCTTCGCGCATCAAGCCCTCGATGAGCACCTCCATCCCGGGAAGGGCCATGGCCTCGGCCACCGTTTCGGCGCCCGCCAGATAGCCGAGATAGGCAAGGGTCGAATGGCTGCCGTTGAGCAGCCGGAGCTTCATCATCTCGAACACGGCGACATCGTCGACGAAGACGGCGCCCGCCTTCTCCCAAGCCGGACGGCCGAGCGGAAAGTCGTCCTCGATCACCCATTGCTGGAAGGGTTCGGTCATGATCGGCCAGGCGTCCTCGAGCCCCAGCGCCGTCGCGATGGCCTCCCGATCGCTGTCCGTGGTGGCCGGCACAATCCGGTCGACCATGGTGGAAGGGCAGGAGAGACGGCGCGCGAGAGCCGCAAGGACCGGATCGCGGAGTTCCGCAAAGCGTGTGACCACGCGTTTCAGCACATGGCCGTTGGACGGAAGGTTGTCGCAGCAAAGCAGGGTGAACGGAGCAATGCCGGCCGCCTCCCGTCTGGCAAGCGCCTCGACGATGAAGCCGATTGCGGAGCGTGGCCGCTGCGAATTTGCAAGATCGTGGACGACATCGGGGTGGGCTTCGTCCAGCGTCCCGGTCGCGGGGTTGTGGCAATAGCCCTTCTCGGTGATCGTCAGCGAAACGATCCGGGTGTCGGGACCGGCCATCCGGCGGAGAACGGCTTCCGGATCCTCCGGTGCGCAGAGTAGCTCGACGACGCTGCCGACGACCTGCAGCCGCTCGCCTTCGCCGTCCTGTATCCTGAGCGTGTAAAGCCCGTCCTGAGGCTCAAGGGCGTCCCGCGTATCGGGGCTGCGGAGCGAGACGCCAGAGATGCCCCAGGAAGGATCCTCCGCCATGATGGCGTCGGTAAAGGCCGCCTGGTGCGCTCGGTGAAAGGCGCCGATGCCGAGATGGACGATGCCTACGGAAATATTTGCCGGATCGTAGCCCGGCTTCTTCACGGTTTCCGGCAGACGGTCGAGCGTCATTCTTGAAAGCCGCATGGCCTTCCTCCCGCGTCGATTGGCAGTGCACGGAAATTGATATACTAGTATTACAAACACTGTCAAACACGGCGGCACGGGTCTTGCGGCATCAACCTTCAGATCGGACGAGCGGCATAAGGCTGCGCCGGGTGACGACGGCGGCTGCTATTTACCAGCAGCTCCATGCTGCAATCCTGTCGCTTGACTTGCCGCCGGGAATGCCGCTGCAGGAAAAGGTCCTTGCCGAGGAATTCGGCGTCAGCCGGACGCCGGTGCGCGAGGCGCTCCTGCGGCTTGCCGAAGCAGGCCTCGTCGAGATTTTCCCGCAATCAGGCACCTTCGTCTCGCGCATTCCGCTGTCGGCCATCCCCGAGGCGGTGATCATACGCAAATCCTTGGAGCGCACGACCGTCGAGCGTGCGGCGCAGGTCGCCGCTGCGGAGGATGTTGCACGCCTCGATGCGATTATTGCCCGCCAGCGGGCTCATGCAACGCTCAACGACGCTTCACTCTTCTACGCAGAGGACGAGGCTTTTCACGAGGCGATTTCCGCAATCGCCGGCTATCCCGGCATCTGGACTCTCATCAAAACGGTCAAGCTGCAGATCGATCGCGCCCGCCGGCTGACATTGCCTGTCCCTGGTCGCATGGCGACGGTCATGGAGGAACATACGGCAATCCGCGACGCGATCGCGGCGCAGGACGTCAAAAGGGCCTGCGAGGCGATGATGCTTCACCTCGGCGCCGTTATTCCCGACGTCACGGCCCTTCGGCAGCACCATCCGGACTATTTTGCATAGGATCTTGAGGGCCCGGAGGACTGGCAGAGACGCACGGCGCCGTAATGCATGTCACCCAAAAGTGTGCAGCGTTTTTGGAGATGACGACATGCACAAAAACAAGGACCTGAAGCGCGCCGCGTGAATGTGTTTGAACGCGACGCGCTTTACGGGTCATGCAAATGCCACAAAACTGGAGACCCTCGGAACCGGATAGAGAACGATCTTCGCCGCCCGTTGGCCCAATACGCCGAGGGCTCCGTCGCGCCGATAAGGGTGCGCTCTCCCGGAGCGGGCATTTCCCCAAGGACCCGAATGAGAAGGTTCGCCGCAACCAAAGCAGATCTGCGAGGTTTATGCGATGCATTCCATCCAAGACCGTCTTCCAGTCTCCATCATCATCGCCAATTACAACTATGCCCGTTTCCTGCGGCACGCGATCGAGAGCGCGCTCGGCCAAGACTACGGCGAGGTGGAGGTGATCGTCGTCGATGACGCGTCCACCGACAATTCCGCCGAGGTCATCGCTTCTTACGGCCCCCGCATCAAGGCATGCTTGAGAGAGGCGAACGGCGGTCACGCCGCAGCGTTCAACACGGGCTTTGCGGCAAGTCGCGGGGCGATCGTTCTGTTCCTCGATGCGGACGACTATCTCTACCCGAACGCCGTCTCGGAAATCATCGGCCAATTTGATGGCGACGTGGTGCAAATGCAGTTCCGCCTGCACATCGTCGACGAGCGGCAGCGCGTCCAGGACGTTTTTCCGCCGCCCGAAGTGCCCTTCGATTCCGGCGACGTCACCCCGCAACTCTTGCGCCGGGCCCGCTACCAGACCACGGTGACCAGCGGACTGGCCTTCACCCGGTCCGCGCTCGACAACATCATGCCGGTACCGGAACAGGAATTCCGCCAGGGTGCGGACGGCTACCTGGTCACGTTGGCACCCCTTCACGGCAAGGTCGGGTCGATCGATACCTGCCTTGGTGCCTACCGCATGCATGGAAGCAATCATTCGGTCTTCGCCGAGAAGCTGGGCCAGAGGGCCCGGTGGCGCGTCCAGCACGACTTTCACCGCTTGCATGCTCTTTCGCACCAGGCCGAGGAGGTTGGCCTGGAAGTCCCGCCGGACGCCAATCTGCGCGATCCGACGCACATCGAGGAACGTCTGGCGTCGCTCTGCGTGGACCATCGGCGCCATCCGGTGGCGGAGGATTCGCGGCTTTCGCTTGCCGCGGCCGGTGCCGCCGCCAGCATGGAAATGAATGTCTCGCTCCGCCGCCGCGCCATGCTGGCGGCCTGGTTCCTGTCGGTCGGGCTCCTGCCGCGACGCATGGCACAGGCGGTGCTCTCCTGGAAGCTTGTCGCCTCTTCGAGGCCCGCTTTTCTCACCCGGTTGTCGAAAACCATTCGCTATGTGATGGGATAGTTCGGTCCCCAGCGCGGAGCGCAGGCTGGCTCTGCAACAAAAGCAGTAGCTAATACAACCCTCTCTTAATCGAGCGCAATGTGGTAGATTGCGCTGGGAGCAACGTCGGCTTGTGGAGAAGCCCGATGACGCCGGGCCTGCCCGAGCTCATGCACGTTGCATCAGCCTCTCCGCCAGCCGATCGGGCGGGACCTCCATGAGGAGGACTCGTCAAGAGCTCGGATTGGGAGGTGTTCAATGGTGCGCAAATTCTGTCTGGCCTTCGCCGTCACGGCATCGGCACTCGCGATCAGCGCGTCAGCCTGGGCCGACATCACGATCCTCGTGCCTTCCGGCAGCGAGGGTGACGGCCTCAGAGCCGCAGCCGCCGACTACGCGAAAATGAAGAATACGAAGGTTGAGACGGTGCAGGCGCCCTATGCCAATGTGTTCGAACAGGGTGCCAATGCCGGGGCAACCAAGTCCGGCGTTTTCGACATCGTCCTGATGGACGATCCGTGGATCCCGTTCTTCGCCGAGAACGGCCATCTCGAAGATTTGACGTCCTATTTCAAGGGCGCCGGGGTGGAGGGGCCGGACAGTGACTTCCTTTCGAAGTCGCTGGCGATCTGCCGCAATCCCTATAATTCAGGGCCCTATGTGTGCCTGCCTTATGTGGGCAACGCCCAGATGTTCTTCTATGACGCCGCCAAATTCAAGGAAGCGGGCGTCGAAGCCCCGAAGACCTGGGACGATGTGCTGAAGGCTGCGAAGGCGCTGACCGAGCAGGGCGGCGGCCGCTATTTCGGCTATGTCTTCCGCGGCGGCCAGGGTAATCCCGTCGTTGCCGACTTCATGCCGATCTTCTGGTCCTACGGTGCCGACATGTTCAATGCGGATCGCACCAAGGTGACGATCGACACGCCCGAGGGCGCCGCCGCCATGAAGATGTTCATGGCGCTGCGCGACGTCTCGCCGAAGGGCGTTGAGAGTTATAACGCCAACGAGGTCGGCACGGCCCTTGCGGCCGGCACTGCCGCCTCGTCGATCAACTGGCCCAACTGGGTAGCGACCTTCGAGGACCCGAGCCAGTCGAAGATGGTCGGCAAGATCTCCTTTAGCCCGATCCCAGCCGGCACCAAACCGGGCAGCTCGGAGATCGGCCACTGGACGATGGGCATCATGGCGGCGTCCAAGAACAAGCAGGAGGCCTTCGACTTCATGATGTGGGCGACCACGGCCGAGCAGATCAAGATCTCCGCCGAACGCGGCAATCCGCCGGTTCGCACCTCGGTCTTCACCGATCCGGAACTCACCAAGCAGGAGAAGTTCCGCCATTACCCGGTGCTGATGGAGGCGATCCAGGCCTCGACGCCGCGGCCGCGCCACCCGAAATGGCCGGAGATCGAGAATGCCTTCGGCATCGAGCTTTCGAAGGCCGTCGCCGGCACGATCACGCCGGAGGAGGCGCTGAAGAACTCGCAGGCGGCGGTCGAGCAGATCACCGGCCTCAAATAGGTGGTTTGCCTGCATCGAGCGGGGCCTCGCGCCGGTCCCGCTCTCGCGGCCGCAAAAAGAACCGCTGCGGCGGCCGGTGTCGAGGTATGCAGGGAGAAGGTCTGCGGAGGGACCGATGTTGCAAACCGGCAAAAGCGCGTCGGTTCGACGGAGAGGGCCGCTGGAGCAATGGACGGAGCGCCATCTGCGCTACCTGATGCTCGCGCCGACGGTGCTCATCCTGCTGGCCCTGACGATCTTTCCGAGCGTCTACATGTTCTATGCGGCGGTCCACCGGATCAGCCCCAATCCCGACCTCCCCTGGGAATTCGTCGGCATCGGCAATTTCGCGCGGCTCATTTCCGATCCGCAGTTTCACGTGGCGCTCCGCAACACCGCAGTGTTCACCATTGTTGCCGTGACGCTCGAATTCCTTCTCGGCCTCGGGCTCGCTCTCCTTCTCGATAGATTCATCCGCCGGCTCAGCTTCTTGAAAACGGTGCTGATGATCCCGATGATGCTGCCGCCGATCGCGGTCGCGATCACCTGGAAGCTCATCTACGAGCCGCAGTTCGGCGTTCTGAACGAGGTCATGTTCCTGCTCGGCCTGCCCGTTCAGGCCTGGGCCGGCGACGTAAACCTCGCCATGTTCTCGATCATCGTCGCGGATGTCTGGCAATGGACGCCGTTCATCTTTCTTCTGATGCTGGCGGGGCTCGCAAGCCTGCCGGTTGAACCCTATGAGGCGGCCGCGCTCGACGGCGCCTCGTCCTGGCGGCAGTTCTGGGATCTGACGTTGCCGTTCCTCAAGCCGGTCATCGCCATTGCGCTGCTCCTGCGCGTCATGGATGCGCTGCGCCTTTTCGACCTCGTCTTCATCCTGACGGGGGGCGGCCCGGCAGACCGCACCAAGGTCCTGAGTCTCTACATCTACCAGGTCGCCTACCGCTTCGCCGACCCCGGCTACGCGGCGGCGATGTCGCTCTTCGTGCTGTTCGTCACTATCGTGCTCAGCACCTGGTTCATGAAGCGCATGCGGCTGGCGGAGTGAGAGGATGGCGACGATCAGAACACGCAGCCGCACCCGGGAGATGCTTCTTCGCCTGTCGGCCTATCTGGCGATTCTCGTCGCGCTAATCCTGACGCTGTTTCCGGTCTACTGGATCGCAGCGAACTCCTTCAAGTTCGACATCGACATCTTCGCCGTGCCGCCGGAATGGGTGCCGCGCAACCCGACCCTGAAGCACTATGACGAAGCTTTCGTCCAACGCCCCTTCCTGCGCTATGCCCTGAACAGCTTCCTCGTCGCGATAGGCACGACCGTGATTTCGGTGACCTTTGGCACCATGGCCGGCTATGCGCTGGCGCGGTTCAGCTATCCCTGGCAGTGGCGCAAGCAGATTTCCTTCTGGATACTTTCGACGCGCATGATGCCGCCGATCGTCAGCATCATTCCGCTCTACCTGTTCTTCAACTATTTCGACATGCTCAACACCAAGTCGGCACTCGTCATCGCCTATACCGCCTTCAACCTGCCGTTTGCGACCTGGATGATGAAGAGCTATTTCCAGGATCTTCCGGTCGAGCTGGAGGAAGCGGCGATCGTCGACGGCGACACGCGCTGGGGCGCCTTCCTGCATGTCGCCCTGCCGCTCGCCCGGCCCGGACTTGCGGCGACTGCTATCTTCTGCCTGATCATCTCGTGGAACGAGTTCCTGCTGTCACTCGTCATCACGCTGACAGAGCAATCACAGACGCTGCCGATCGGCATTGCCGGCCGGGTGACGCAGTACAGCACCTATTGGGGCGAGATCAGCGCCGCGGGCTTCATGGCCTGCGTACCGATCGTCATCTTCGCCTTCGTCGTCCAGAAGCACCTCGTCCGGGGACTTTCCCTCGGCGCCGTCAAGGGTTGAGACCTGTGGCCTCCGTCCGGTTCGACAATGTCACAAAGAAGTTCGGCGAGTTCGTCGCCGTCCACGATTTCAACCTCGAGATCCGCGACAAGGAATTTCTCGTGCTGCTCGGACCCTCGGGCTGCGGCAAGACGACGACGATGCGGATGGTCGCGGGCCTCGAGGAGGCGACAACCGGGGATATCTACATCAACTCGGACCGGATCAACGACGTGCTGCCGAAATATCGCGACGTCGCGATGGTCTTCCAGTCCTATGCGCTCTATCCTCATCTCTCCGTCGAGGACAATATCGGCTATCCGTTGAAGATCCGCAAAGTGCCGCCGGAGGAATATAAGCGCCGCATCGGCGAGGTGGCGCGGC
Protein-coding sequences here:
- a CDS encoding L,D-transpeptidase, which produces MGWTRRDIVLGGLASFGTVAVQKPTLAAATSYFSGTAVDDGVTFRSTNFAKIDKKWRRQVVRYFSSEPIGTVVVDTRHHFLYLIMENKTAIRYGVGVGREGFEWYGRATIDRKSHWPRWTPPPEMRERHPELPESVEGGSPKNPLGPRAMYLLRDGVDTGYRLHGTLEPGSIGKDASSGCIRMFNEDAIDLYQRCPIGTAVQVLPHIADQAESAAAQVSQASPVE
- a CDS encoding mannitol dehydrogenase family protein — encoded protein: MRLSRMTLDRLPETVKKPGYDPANISVGIVHLGIGAFHRAHQAAFTDAIMAEDPSWGISGVSLRSPDTRDALEPQDGLYTLRIQDGEGERLQVVGSVVELLCAPEDPEAVLRRMAGPDTRIVSLTITEKGYCHNPATGTLDEAHPDVVHDLANSQRPRSAIGFIVEALARREAAGIAPFTLLCCDNLPSNGHVLKRVVTRFAELRDPVLAALARRLSCPSTMVDRIVPATTDSDREAIATALGLEDAWPIMTEPFQQWVIEDDFPLGRPAWEKAGAVFVDDVAVFEMMKLRLLNGSHSTLAYLGYLAGAETVAEAMALPGMEVLIEGLMREEATPTLPPLPGFDLSAYRADLLRRFRNPRLRHRTWQIAMDGSQKLPQRLLGTIRDRLQAGAGYERLALGVAAWMRYARGLDEHGREIDVRDPHAARIAALVRDIVEPEQIVDAYLTMRDVFDADLAGSVPFRLALVKALTRLFVEGSAATLRAHA
- a CDS encoding GntR family transcriptional regulator — encoded protein: MRHQPSDRTSGIRLRRVTTAAAIYQQLHAAILSLDLPPGMPLQEKVLAEEFGVSRTPVREALLRLAEAGLVEIFPQSGTFVSRIPLSAIPEAVIIRKSLERTTVERAAQVAAAEDVARLDAIIARQRAHATLNDASLFYAEDEAFHEAISAIAGYPGIWTLIKTVKLQIDRARRLTLPVPGRMATVMEEHTAIRDAIAAQDVKRACEAMMLHLGAVIPDVTALRQHHPDYFA
- a CDS encoding glycosyltransferase family 2 protein; protein product: MHSIQDRLPVSIIIANYNYARFLRHAIESALGQDYGEVEVIVVDDASTDNSAEVIASYGPRIKACLREANGGHAAAFNTGFAASRGAIVLFLDADDYLYPNAVSEIIGQFDGDVVQMQFRLHIVDERQRVQDVFPPPEVPFDSGDVTPQLLRRARYQTTVTSGLAFTRSALDNIMPVPEQEFRQGADGYLVTLAPLHGKVGSIDTCLGAYRMHGSNHSVFAEKLGQRARWRVQHDFHRLHALSHQAEEVGLEVPPDANLRDPTHIEERLASLCVDHRRHPVAEDSRLSLAAAGAAASMEMNVSLRRRAMLAAWFLSVGLLPRRMAQAVLSWKLVASSRPAFLTRLSKTIRYVMG
- a CDS encoding ABC transporter substrate-binding protein, which translates into the protein MVRKFCLAFAVTASALAISASAWADITILVPSGSEGDGLRAAAADYAKMKNTKVETVQAPYANVFEQGANAGATKSGVFDIVLMDDPWIPFFAENGHLEDLTSYFKGAGVEGPDSDFLSKSLAICRNPYNSGPYVCLPYVGNAQMFFYDAAKFKEAGVEAPKTWDDVLKAAKALTEQGGGRYFGYVFRGGQGNPVVADFMPIFWSYGADMFNADRTKVTIDTPEGAAAMKMFMALRDVSPKGVESYNANEVGTALAAGTAASSINWPNWVATFEDPSQSKMVGKISFSPIPAGTKPGSSEIGHWTMGIMAASKNKQEAFDFMMWATTAEQIKISAERGNPPVRTSVFTDPELTKQEKFRHYPVLMEAIQASTPRPRHPKWPEIENAFGIELSKAVAGTITPEEALKNSQAAVEQITGLK
- a CDS encoding carbohydrate ABC transporter permease, whose protein sequence is MLQTGKSASVRRRGPLEQWTERHLRYLMLAPTVLILLALTIFPSVYMFYAAVHRISPNPDLPWEFVGIGNFARLISDPQFHVALRNTAVFTIVAVTLEFLLGLGLALLLDRFIRRLSFLKTVLMIPMMLPPIAVAITWKLIYEPQFGVLNEVMFLLGLPVQAWAGDVNLAMFSIIVADVWQWTPFIFLLMLAGLASLPVEPYEAAALDGASSWRQFWDLTLPFLKPVIAIALLLRVMDALRLFDLVFILTGGGPADRTKVLSLYIYQVAYRFADPGYAAAMSLFVLFVTIVLSTWFMKRMRLAE
- a CDS encoding carbohydrate ABC transporter permease, giving the protein MATIRTRSRTREMLLRLSAYLAILVALILTLFPVYWIAANSFKFDIDIFAVPPEWVPRNPTLKHYDEAFVQRPFLRYALNSFLVAIGTTVISVTFGTMAGYALARFSYPWQWRKQISFWILSTRMMPPIVSIIPLYLFFNYFDMLNTKSALVIAYTAFNLPFATWMMKSYFQDLPVELEEAAIVDGDTRWGAFLHVALPLARPGLAATAIFCLIISWNEFLLSLVITLTEQSQTLPIGIAGRVTQYSTYWGEISAAGFMACVPIVIFAFVVQKHLVRGLSLGAVKG